A stretch of the Sulfurimonas sp. HSL-1656 genome encodes the following:
- a CDS encoding glyceraldehyde 3-phosphate dehydrogenase NAD-binding domain-containing protein has protein sequence MKRINVFINGFGRIGRALMRRLLEDDRFEIVGINDIYRREQFAYLLQFDSVYGRLRYGVEQKNDRIMVADRIIPLFNEEKVESKALYDLDIDILFQCTGIHLTCRANQPFLDSGVKKIIVSAPPLDDMPMFIGSINDDQYQGERIVSAASCSANAIAPVLKLLNEYAGVEAAGVSMIHSYTAEQKLLDVLVNTSELLRCRSASSNILPLSSSATVTVEKLLPQLDGRIQTHSIRVPVPAGTLYDFSMQLIQSIHAEDLNKIFEHAAHNEYKELLAVTENVLASSDIIGDLHGITIEKKRTVNVGGKFVRLMGWQDNEVGYVSQMIKLALRLMEMKN, from the coding sequence ATGAAAAGAATCAATGTCTTCATCAACGGATTCGGGCGGATAGGGCGGGCGCTCATGCGCAGATTGCTTGAAGATGACCGTTTTGAAATTGTCGGCATAAACGATATCTATAGGCGGGAACAGTTTGCATATCTATTGCAGTTTGATTCGGTATATGGCCGACTACGATATGGTGTTGAACAGAAAAATGACCGCATCATGGTCGCGGACAGGATAATTCCACTTTTTAACGAAGAGAAGGTGGAGTCAAAGGCTCTATACGACTTGGATATTGACATTCTCTTTCAGTGTACCGGGATACATCTCACCTGCAGGGCCAATCAGCCTTTTCTTGACAGCGGTGTGAAAAAGATCATCGTGTCGGCACCGCCACTGGATGATATGCCGATGTTTATCGGAAGCATCAACGATGATCAGTATCAGGGCGAGAGGATAGTATCAGCGGCGAGCTGCAGTGCGAATGCTATTGCCCCCGTGCTAAAACTGCTGAATGAATATGCCGGTGTGGAAGCCGCAGGTGTATCCATGATCCATAGCTATACTGCAGAACAGAAGCTGCTCGATGTGCTAGTGAATACCTCTGAACTGCTTCGTTGCAGAAGCGCTTCCTCAAATATATTACCCCTTTCTAGTTCGGCTACAGTTACCGTGGAGAAGTTATTGCCGCAACTCGATGGCCGTATTCAAACCCATAGTATTCGGGTGCCTGTACCTGCAGGGACACTTTACGATTTCAGTATGCAGCTCATACAATCGATACATGCAGAAGATCTCAACAAGATATTTGAACATGCAGCACACAATGAGTATAAAGAACTTCTGGCCGTGACGGAAAATGTCCTTGCATCGTCCGATATTATCGGTGACCTTCACGGGATCACGATTGAAAAAAAGCGGACGGTGAATGTGGGGGGAAAGTTTGTCAGACTGATGGGTTGGCAAGACAACGAAGTTGGATACGTTTCACAAATGATTAAACTTGCACTGAGATTAATGGAAATGAAAAATTAG
- a CDS encoding cytochrome c gives MKNILFVLLLITFAYASEPMASLEQKVESGCASCHLVSNLSPERVATMKAPPMWGVMKKVKAAYPEREKAEEFMVEYMQNPSEDKMLFRKQTIARFGGIMPSQKSLFTEEELREISNYLFERY, from the coding sequence ATGAAAAATATATTGTTTGTTCTTTTGCTGATAACGTTTGCTTACGCATCGGAACCAATGGCATCACTGGAACAAAAGGTAGAGAGTGGGTGTGCAAGCTGTCACTTGGTGAGCAACCTGTCTCCGGAGCGAGTCGCTACAATGAAAGCGCCACCGATGTGGGGCGTGATGAAAAAAGTAAAAGCGGCTTATCCGGAACGTGAGAAAGCAGAAGAGTTCATGGTGGAGTATATGCAAAATCCGTCAGAAGACAAGATGCTTTTTCGTAAACAGACTATCGCGCGTTTCGGCGGGATTATGCCTTCACAAAAGTCGCTTTTCACCGAGGAAGAATTACGGGAAATTTCGAACTACCTGTTCGAAAGATATTAG
- a CDS encoding c-type cytochrome → MTKLVTALVVTFGLTCSLSADGAAAYKKCSACHGTTGEKSALGKSKVINTMTKAEIVTALSGYKDGSYGGPMKAMMKGQVASLSEADIQSIADMVGK, encoded by the coding sequence ATGACAAAACTCGTAACGGCATTGGTAGTGACGTTTGGCTTGACATGTTCATTGTCTGCCGACGGTGCTGCTGCTTATAAAAAATGTTCGGCATGCCACGGTACAACCGGAGAAAAGTCGGCGCTCGGTAAAAGCAAGGTGATCAATACGATGACAAAAGCAGAGATTGTCACAGCGTTGAGCGGATATAAAGATGGCAGTTACGGCGGCCCGATGAAAGCGATGATGAAAGGTCAGGTAGCAAGCCTTTCGGAGGCAGATATTCAGTCGATTGCTGACATGGTCGGGAAATAA
- a CDS encoding PAS domain-containing protein, with the protein MQTSFAMFRETEVPEDELIISRTDLKGIITYANDTFADISGYTPEELVGQPHNILRHSDMPKSAFRHMWETLKAGKAWEGYVKNRRKDDGYYWVYARVSGVFKNGELIEYKSLRSYVPHSKRYEMQNVYDAMRQKEGDSVRIVGYLPTRTYEKMLQAASDAGLSPEEWLANQLN; encoded by the coding sequence ATGCAGACGTCGTTTGCGATGTTCCGCGAGACTGAAGTGCCGGAAGACGAGCTTATTATCTCCCGTACGGATCTCAAAGGCATCATCACGTATGCGAATGATACTTTTGCCGACATTTCCGGTTATACTCCGGAGGAACTGGTCGGCCAGCCGCATAATATTCTGCGCCACTCCGACATGCCCAAGAGCGCATTCCGTCATATGTGGGAGACGCTAAAAGCAGGTAAAGCATGGGAGGGATACGTTAAGAACCGCCGAAAAGATGACGGTTATTACTGGGTGTACGCCCGCGTCAGCGGTGTGTTTAAAAACGGTGAACTCATAGAGTACAAATCGCTTCGCTCCTATGTTCCTCACAGCAAACGTTATGAGATGCAAAATGTCTACGATGCGATGCGGCAAAAAGAGGGCGACAGTGTACGTATTGTCGGCTACTTGCCGACAAGAACATACGAAAAGATGTTACAGGCTGCCTCTGACGCCGGTCTCTCCCCCGAGGAGTGGCTTGCAAATCAGTTAAACTAG
- a CDS encoding chaperone NapD translates to MNISSIVVQTTPQFVEELVEALKASDVCDYHFHDEKGRIIVTIEGDGVEEEVKKLTTIQEMPHVVAADMQFAYSEDELDKERDKLEIEGTDIPEWLDDPDARYKDIQYNGDLKKKL, encoded by the coding sequence ATGAATATTTCAAGTATTGTCGTTCAGACGACACCGCAATTTGTCGAAGAGTTGGTCGAAGCGCTCAAAGCTTCGGATGTATGTGATTATCACTTCCATGACGAAAAGGGACGCATCATTGTCACGATTGAAGGTGATGGGGTTGAAGAAGAGGTGAAAAAGCTGACTACGATTCAGGAAATGCCGCACGTTGTCGCCGCCGATATGCAATTTGCCTACAGTGAAGATGAGCTGGACAAAGAGCGGGACAAACTGGAGATCGAAGGAACGGATATACCTGAATGGCTCGATGACCCCGATGCCAGGTATAAAGATATCCAGTACAACGGCGATCTGAAGAAGAAGCTTTAA